A part of Halobaculum sp. MBLA0143 genomic DNA contains:
- a CDS encoding DEAD/DEAH box helicase encodes MHVGELPLAERYTDHFAAAGIEELYPPQAAAVEGGVCDGQNLVCAIPTASGKTLVAQLALLSADGPGLYVCPLRALAREKYEEFAELPGVSAGIATGDYDSAAAELADHDVVVATSEKVDSAIRNRAGWIENLACVVVDEVHLLGSPGRGPTLEVTLATLRRRTDDPQVVALSATVDNPAAIAGWLDAELVESEWRPIELRTGVYADGLVTFDDGERRRLPSDETSEPADDTVATADLVDAAVADGGQALAFVRSRREAEELAERLAEERFAETAGIGMEAAAVAEELRQTGTTEQGRRLAEAAAWGVAFHHAGLRSDHRSTVETAFRDRELAVICATPTLAAGVNVPARRVVVRDQRRYTGSGTEWLPTLEVHQMAGRAGRPGLDPYGEAVLVGSPDSREELWERYVDADPEAVESQLRDRAALRTHVLAVVAAGFADSQAEILELLGETFYAHRTPNPDLGGVVGDVIAELIEAEFLAPVDEPGVELSATALGRQVSRQYVTPETGRRIVDGLRQIADRPADSVTPLTVLEVVCDTPDMDDTYLGNSERASLYQFARRHADELTTGMDEPDAFESWLESVKTARILLAWTEGASAEELVAEYRIGPGDLESRVERAEWLLGAAAALADVEGVSVPEITRLRGQL; translated from the coding sequence GTGCACGTCGGCGAACTCCCGCTCGCGGAGCGGTACACGGACCACTTCGCGGCCGCGGGAATCGAGGAGCTGTACCCCCCGCAGGCGGCGGCGGTCGAGGGCGGCGTCTGTGACGGACAGAACCTGGTGTGTGCGATCCCGACCGCCTCCGGCAAGACGCTCGTCGCGCAGTTGGCGCTGTTGTCGGCCGACGGTCCGGGGCTGTACGTCTGTCCGCTGCGGGCGCTGGCCCGCGAGAAGTACGAGGAGTTCGCCGAACTCCCGGGCGTGAGCGCCGGCATCGCGACCGGTGACTACGACTCTGCGGCCGCGGAGTTGGCCGACCACGACGTGGTCGTCGCCACCTCCGAGAAGGTGGACTCTGCGATCCGGAACCGTGCGGGCTGGATCGAGAACCTGGCGTGTGTCGTCGTCGACGAGGTCCACCTCCTCGGGTCGCCCGGTCGCGGACCGACACTGGAGGTGACGCTGGCGACGCTCCGCCGCCGGACGGACGACCCGCAGGTGGTGGCGTTGTCGGCGACGGTGGACAACCCGGCCGCGATCGCCGGCTGGCTGGACGCCGAACTCGTAGAGTCCGAGTGGCGACCGATCGAACTCCGGACCGGGGTGTACGCCGACGGCCTCGTGACGTTCGACGACGGCGAGCGTCGGCGACTCCCGTCCGACGAGACGAGCGAGCCGGCCGACGACACGGTGGCGACGGCGGACCTGGTCGACGCCGCCGTCGCCGACGGCGGGCAGGCGCTGGCGTTCGTCAGGTCACGCCGGGAGGCCGAGGAGCTGGCAGAGCGGCTCGCCGAAGAACGGTTCGCCGAGACGGCCGGCATCGGCATGGAAGCGGCGGCGGTCGCCGAGGAACTGCGCCAGACCGGGACGACGGAGCAGGGGCGCCGCCTCGCGGAGGCCGCCGCCTGGGGCGTCGCCTTCCACCACGCCGGGCTCCGCTCGGACCACCGGTCGACCGTCGAGACGGCGTTCCGCGACCGGGAACTGGCGGTGATCTGCGCCACCCCGACGCTGGCCGCGGGCGTGAACGTCCCCGCCCGGCGGGTGGTCGTCCGCGACCAACGCCGCTACACCGGCTCCGGCACGGAGTGGCTCCCGACGCTCGAAGTTCACCAGATGGCCGGGCGGGCCGGCCGTCCCGGCCTGGACCCGTACGGCGAGGCGGTGCTCGTCGGCAGCCCGGACAGCCGCGAGGAGCTGTGGGAGCGGTACGTCGACGCCGACCCGGAGGCCGTCGAGAGCCAACTGCGAGACCGGGCGGCGCTGCGGACCCACGTCCTCGCGGTCGTCGCGGCCGGCTTCGCCGACTCACAGGCCGAGATCCTGGAACTGTTGGGGGAGACGTTCTACGCCCACCGCACGCCGAACCCGGACCTGGGCGGCGTCGTCGGCGACGTGATCGCGGAGCTGATCGAGGCGGAGTTCCTCGCGCCCGTCGACGAGCCGGGCGTAGAACTGTCGGCGACGGCGTTGGGCCGACAGGTGTCTCGCCAGTACGTCACCCCGGAGACGGGCCGCCGGATCGTCGACGGACTCCGTCAGATTGCTGACCGGCCGGCAGACAGCGTCACCCCGCTCACCGTGTTGGAGGTGGTGTGTGACACGCCGGACATGGACGACACGTACCTGGGCAACAGCGAACGGGCGTCGCTGTACCAGTTCGCCAGGCGACACGCCGACGAGTTGACGACCGGGATGGACGAGCCCGACGCGTTCGAGTCCTGGCTGGAGTCGGTCAAGACCGCCCGTATTCTCCTGGCGTGGACGGAGGGAGCGAGCGCCGAGGAGTTGGTGGCGGAGTACCGGATCGGCCCGGGTGACCTGGAGTCGCGGGTCGAACGCGCAGAGTGGCTGTTGGGGGCCGCGGCGGCACTGGCGGACGTGGAAGGAGTGTCCGTCCCCGAGATCACTCGGCTCCGCGGGCAGCTCTGA
- a CDS encoding diphthine--ammonia ligase encodes MSLFSGGKDSSWALYRALERGLPVERLLTVHPGDDSYMYHVPETGLTTLAAESVGVPLIEVDPGSFDAEEATDSGAQGDRELEPMEERLAAFADERGLAGVTAGAVESEFQTSRIQAMCDRLDIDLFAPLWQRDPVELGESMLAAGFEITVIQVAAAGLDESWLGRTLDHDALSELTELREEYGVHPLGEGGEFETFVTDGPHMDRPVEIDYETEWDGSRGRIRVTDARLG; translated from the coding sequence ATCTCCTTGTTCTCCGGGGGCAAAGACTCCTCGTGGGCGCTGTACCGAGCGCTCGAACGCGGCCTCCCGGTCGAGCGACTGCTCACCGTCCACCCGGGCGACGACTCGTACATGTACCACGTCCCGGAGACGGGGCTGACGACGCTGGCGGCCGAGAGCGTCGGCGTCCCACTGATCGAGGTGGACCCCGGGTCGTTCGACGCCGAGGAGGCGACGGACAGCGGCGCCCAGGGTGACCGGGAGCTGGAGCCGATGGAGGAGCGACTGGCGGCGTTCGCCGACGAGCGAGGGCTCGCGGGCGTCACCGCCGGGGCCGTCGAGTCGGAGTTCCAGACCAGCCGCATCCAGGCGATGTGTGACCGGCTCGACATCGACCTGTTCGCGCCGCTGTGGCAGCGAGACCCCGTCGAACTGGGCGAGTCGATGCTCGCGGCCGGCTTCGAGATCACGGTGATCCAGGTCGCCGCCGCCGGGTTAGACGAGTCCTGGCTCGGCCGCACGCTGGACCACGACGCACTGTCGGAGCTGACGGAACTCCGAGAGGAGTACGGTGTCCACCCGCTCGGCGAGGGCGGCGAGTTCGAGACGTTCGTCACCGACGGCCCGCACATGGACCGCCCGGTCGAGATCGACTACGAGACGGAGTGGGACGGCAGCCGCGGCCGGATTCGGGTAACGGACGCACGGCTCGGGTGA
- a CDS encoding sugar phosphate nucleotidyltransferase, which translates to MEAIVLAGGYATRMWPITRHRPKMFLPVGDRTVIDGVFADLEADDRIDTVYVSTNERFAGEFESYLADSDFEKPTVSVEDTTEESEKFGVVGALAQLIEREGVDDDLMVVAGDNMLSFDVASFVDFFEDAGAPTLAAYDVGSRERAKSYGLVELDGTEVIDFQEKPDDPKSTLVSIACYAFPRETLPELDTYLSDDNNPDEPGWLLQWLQERQRVEAFTFDGAWFDIGTASSYLDAVDYALGGETLVADDATVTDSQLGESVHVMPGATVEDADLSETVVFPDATVRGASLERSVVDEAATVTGVSLTGSLIGQHSRIDSDD; encoded by the coding sequence ATGGAGGCAATCGTCCTCGCCGGTGGGTACGCGACACGGATGTGGCCGATCACGCGGCACAGACCGAAGATGTTCCTGCCGGTCGGCGACCGGACGGTGATCGACGGCGTGTTCGCCGACCTGGAGGCAGACGACCGGATCGACACCGTCTACGTCTCGACCAACGAACGGTTCGCCGGCGAGTTCGAGTCGTACCTCGCCGACTCCGACTTCGAGAAGCCGACGGTGTCCGTCGAGGACACGACCGAGGAGTCGGAGAAGTTCGGCGTCGTCGGGGCGCTGGCGCAGTTGATCGAACGGGAGGGGGTCGACGACGATCTGATGGTCGTCGCGGGCGACAACATGCTGTCGTTCGACGTGGCGTCGTTCGTGGACTTCTTCGAGGACGCCGGCGCGCCGACGCTGGCGGCCTACGACGTGGGCTCGCGCGAACGGGCCAAGAGCTACGGGCTGGTCGAACTGGACGGGACGGAGGTGATCGACTTCCAGGAGAAGCCGGACGACCCCAAGAGCACGCTCGTGTCGATCGCCTGCTACGCGTTCCCGCGAGAGACGCTGCCGGAGCTGGACACCTACCTCTCGGACGACAACAACCCGGACGAGCCGGGGTGGCTTCTCCAGTGGCTCCAGGAGCGCCAGCGGGTCGAGGCGTTCACCTTCGACGGCGCGTGGTTCGATATCGGGACGGCGTCGTCGTACCTCGACGCCGTCGACTACGCCTTGGGCGGGGAGACGCTCGTGGCCGACGACGCGACCGTGACGGACAGTCAGTTGGGCGAGAGCGTCCACGTCATGCCCGGCGCGACCGTCGAGGACGCGGACCTCTCCGAGACGGTCGTGTTCCCGGACGCGACCGTTCGGGGTGCGAGCCTCGAGCGGTCCGTCGTCGACGAGGCCGCGACGGTCACGGGCGTGTCGCTGACCGGGAGTCTGATCGGGCAACACTCTCGGATCGACAGCGACGACTGA
- a CDS encoding HD domain-containing protein — MSTEHVREPYDPDADHAYPDDRLNEILPAVREDAEIQTYLRAQNVNAVTRKGYNDHGAKHIEIVRNRALTLYDLLKRGGVAFNGASDQGLDEADEPVIVALAATLHDIGHVVHRDEHAYYSIPLAADVLDRFLADFYDTSERVRVKGEVLHAILCHHTPEDPLTTEAGVIRVADALDMERGRSRMPYQKGSRGIDTLSSQAIKRVSLRAGEDRPVLVEIEMEGAVGVYQVDNLLKAKLADSRLEDDVRIVAVNATEDEALVERIEL; from the coding sequence GTGAGTACAGAACACGTCAGAGAGCCGTACGATCCGGACGCCGACCACGCCTACCCGGACGACCGGCTCAACGAGATCCTGCCGGCGGTACGCGAGGACGCAGAGATCCAGACGTACCTCCGGGCGCAGAACGTCAACGCCGTCACCCGGAAGGGGTACAACGACCACGGCGCCAAACACATCGAGATCGTCCGCAACCGTGCGCTGACGCTGTACGACCTCCTCAAACGCGGCGGTGTCGCGTTCAACGGCGCGAGCGACCAGGGGTTAGACGAGGCGGACGAACCCGTGATCGTCGCCTTGGCCGCCACGCTCCACGACATCGGCCACGTCGTCCACCGCGACGAACACGCCTACTACTCCATCCCACTCGCCGCCGACGTGTTGGACCGGTTCCTCGCCGACTTCTACGACACGAGCGAACGCGTCCGGGTGAAAGGCGAAGTGCTCCACGCCATCCTCTGTCACCACACTCCCGAGGACCCGCTCACGACCGAAGCCGGCGTCATCCGCGTCGCCGACGCCCTCGACATGGAACGGGGACGTTCGCGGATGCCCTACCAGAAGGGCTCGCGTGGCATCGACACCCTCTCGTCGCAGGCGATCAAGCGCGTCTCGCTGCGCGCCGGGGAGGATCGCCCCGTCCTCGTCGAGATCGAGATGGAGGGCGCCGTCGGCGTCTACCAGGTCGACAATCTGCTGAAGGCGAAGCTGGCCGACTCCAGGCTGGAAGACGACGTACGGATCGTCGCCGTGAACGCGACGGAAGACGAGGCGTTGGTGGAACGGATCGAGTTGTAG
- a CDS encoding PadR family transcriptional regulator — protein sequence MSRQNVSETETVPLALLSAVDGSEVQGKTRLQKLVFLAQNGGLDDDPIPDDEGFEAFDFDPYNYGPFSKELAQTVDDLAEKGLIEKSTASTNSGNSREDYRIEPEGEQALDDAIPEEQERLLWSVKRLYNDTPLFKLLNEVYDDYPDYAENSELDLNSL from the coding sequence ATGAGCCGCCAGAACGTGAGTGAGACCGAGACAGTCCCGCTCGCCCTCCTGTCTGCCGTCGACGGGAGCGAGGTGCAGGGGAAGACTCGTCTCCAGAAACTCGTGTTCTTGGCGCAGAACGGTGGGCTAGACGACGATCCGATTCCCGACGACGAGGGGTTCGAAGCGTTCGACTTTGACCCGTACAACTACGGGCCCTTCTCCAAGGAACTCGCACAGACTGTCGACGACTTGGCGGAAAAAGGGCTGATCGAGAAGTCGACTGCGAGCACGAACAGCGGAAACTCTCGGGAGGACTACCGCATCGAGCCCGAGGGAGAGCAGGCACTGGACGACGCGATCCCAGAAGAGCAGGAGCGACTACTGTGGAGTGTCAAGCGCCTGTACAACGACACGCCACTGTTCAAGCTGCTCAACGAAGTCTACGACGACTATCCGGACTACGCCGAAAACAGTGAACTCGATCTGAACTCGTTGTAA
- a CDS encoding MFS transporter, giving the protein MFRYVTVDFGNSVALLRDREFAALAGTAFARSQAYSTILIALALYADQFGTTGFVEGLFGTGFAVVQLLIVLPLGRQVDKGNAKRWLLGGLAINVVVFFGFMFVESSVHVILIRMLQGVGASILWITGSTVIGTIAPDDGNGRWLGSYNQVAAFSSLAGDAVGGYLLYTYEFTFTYVVLSGVTIAAFLLVFAFLRDDPGGGVEGDAGGGRATLRALLDLPMVKALVTFRIAFSVGKMAVIIFLPILARTEFGINALVIGWILAGGKLTKSLTQGYVGDLSDRVGKKQYFVVVGALLYGLGTALIPLSFYFEGAITPVSIQAFGGVQELGGAFFALFGAYCVLGVADSIRLPASMALFVEEGEKFDSVASSMSLRSISWKVGQVAGPVGVGLIKDFVSVEAAFYTAAGFIVVASGIFWVVFTRASAAAEQSADPSVDPGD; this is encoded by the coding sequence ATGTTTCGATACGTAACAGTGGACTTCGGCAACTCCGTCGCACTCCTCCGGGACAGAGAGTTCGCCGCGCTCGCGGGGACGGCGTTCGCCCGCAGTCAGGCGTACTCCACGATTCTGATCGCGTTGGCGTTGTACGCCGACCAGTTCGGGACGACCGGGTTCGTCGAGGGGCTGTTCGGCACCGGCTTCGCGGTCGTCCAACTTCTGATCGTCCTGCCGCTGGGGCGGCAGGTGGACAAGGGTAACGCCAAGCGGTGGCTGCTGGGTGGGCTGGCGATCAACGTCGTCGTGTTCTTCGGGTTCATGTTCGTCGAGTCGTCCGTCCACGTCATCCTGATCCGGATGCTCCAGGGCGTGGGTGCGAGCATCCTCTGGATCACTGGCTCGACCGTGATCGGGACCATCGCGCCGGACGACGGGAACGGGCGCTGGCTGGGGTCGTACAACCAGGTGGCGGCGTTCTCGTCGCTGGCGGGCGACGCCGTCGGGGGGTACCTCCTGTACACCTACGAGTTCACGTTCACCTACGTCGTCCTGTCTGGGGTCACGATCGCGGCGTTCCTGCTCGTGTTCGCGTTCCTCCGGGACGATCCCGGGGGTGGCGTAGAGGGTGACGCCGGGGGTGGCCGGGCGACGCTACGGGCACTCCTGGACCTGCCGATGGTGAAGGCGCTCGTCACGTTCCGGATCGCCTTCTCCGTCGGCAAGATGGCGGTGATCATCTTCCTGCCGATCCTCGCCCGGACGGAGTTCGGGATCAACGCGCTCGTCATCGGGTGGATCCTCGCGGGCGGCAAGCTGACGAAGTCGCTCACACAGGGGTACGTCGGTGACCTCTCGGACCGCGTAGGGAAGAAACAGTACTTCGTCGTCGTCGGCGCACTACTGTACGGGCTCGGGACGGCGCTGATCCCGTTGTCGTTCTACTTCGAGGGAGCGATCACGCCCGTGTCGATCCAGGCGTTCGGCGGCGTCCAGGAGCTCGGTGGTGCCTTCTTCGCGTTGTTCGGGGCCTACTGCGTCCTGGGGGTCGCGGACAGTATCCGACTGCCCGCGAGCATGGCGTTGTTCGTGGAGGAAGGCGAGAAGTTCGACTCCGTCGCCTCCAGCATGAGCCTCCGGTCCATCTCCTGGAAGGTGGGCCAGGTGGCCGGCCCGGTCGGGGTGGGTCTGATCAAGGACTTCGTCTCCGTCGAGGCGGCGTTCTACACCGCCGCCGGCTTCATCGTCGTCGCCTCCGGGATCTTCTGGGTGGTGTTCACCCGGGCGTCGGCCGCGGCCGAGCAGTCCGCCGACCCGAGTGTCGACCCCGGAGACTGA
- the malQ gene encoding 4-alpha-glucanotransferase, giving the protein MRFDRRSGVFLHVTSLPGRHGIGDLGDGAVDFLEFLDRADQSLWQVCPLGPTTAAAGHSPYQTLSGFAGEPLLIDLDDLGDRGYLDDGELEPPAGVSATETAYDAVREFKRDRLRTAFERFRDHPADGDRNAFETFRERESDWLADYTLFAALRERHDGAAWTDWPAPVRRRDPEALADAREELATEVEFRAFCQWLFDEQWRRLREAAHDRGIEIVGDLPIYVAFDSADVWAAPEAFLLDDDGTPSAVAGVPPNPGDDGQRWGNPLYDWDRLADRGYDWWLGRLRRLFDLVDVTRIDHFKGFDEFWAIPADADDPAAGEWRDGPGADFFQTVERELGDLPFLAEDLGFLDQSTVALRDRFGFPGMRVPQYADWCTEGDRYQPMHYPADSVGYTSTHDTDTFAGYYADLPGDQRDCLHYNLGSDGEEVTWDVIEAVWNSEAGLAITTVQDLLGLGSEARFNTPGTAEGNWRWRVTAEQLDGAVADRLARITDATLR; this is encoded by the coding sequence ATGCGATTCGACCGCCGAAGCGGCGTCTTCCTCCACGTCACCTCGCTGCCGGGACGGCACGGGATCGGTGACCTCGGTGACGGCGCCGTCGACTTCTTAGAGTTCTTAGACCGCGCGGACCAGTCGCTGTGGCAGGTGTGTCCGCTCGGTCCGACGACGGCTGCGGCCGGCCACTCCCCGTACCAGACCCTGTCGGGGTTCGCGGGCGAACCACTCCTGATCGACTTGGACGACCTCGGCGACCGGGGCTACCTCGACGACGGGGAACTGGAGCCGCCAGCCGGCGTCTCCGCGACGGAGACGGCCTACGATGCGGTCCGTGAGTTCAAGCGTGACCGGCTCCGGACGGCGTTCGAGCGGTTCCGCGACCACCCGGCCGACGGTGACCGGAACGCGTTCGAGACGTTCCGCGAGCGGGAGTCGGACTGGCTGGCCGACTACACCCTGTTCGCCGCGCTCCGAGAGCGCCACGACGGCGCCGCCTGGACGGACTGGCCGGCGCCCGTCCGCCGGCGGGACCCCGAGGCGCTGGCGGACGCCCGCGAGGAGCTGGCGACGGAAGTCGAGTTTCGAGCGTTCTGCCAGTGGCTGTTCGACGAGCAGTGGCGGCGGCTCCGCGAGGCGGCACACGACCGCGGGATCGAGATCGTCGGTGACCTCCCGATCTACGTCGCGTTCGACTCCGCGGACGTGTGGGCCGCGCCGGAGGCGTTCCTGTTGGACGACGACGGGACGCCGTCGGCGGTCGCCGGGGTCCCCCCGAACCCCGGTGACGACGGTCAGCGCTGGGGCAACCCCCTGTACGACTGGGACCGGCTCGCCGACCGCGGCTACGACTGGTGGCTGGGACGCCTCCGTCGACTGTTCGACCTCGTAGACGTGACCCGGATCGACCACTTCAAAGGGTTCGACGAGTTCTGGGCGATTCCGGCCGACGCCGACGACCCGGCCGCCGGGGAGTGGCGCGACGGTCCCGGCGCCGACTTCTTCCAGACGGTCGAACGAGAGCTCGGCGACCTCCCGTTCCTGGCCGAGGACCTGGGCTTTCTGGACCAGTCGACGGTCGCGCTCCGGGATCGGTTCGGCTTCCCCGGGATGCGGGTGCCGCAGTACGCCGACTGGTGTACCGAGGGTGACCGTTACCAGCCGATGCACTACCCGGCCGACAGCGTCGGATACACCTCGACACACGACACGGACACGTTCGCGGGCTACTACGCCGACCTCCCGGGCGACCAGCGCGACTGTCTCCACTACAACCTCGGCTCCGACGGCGAGGAGGTGACCTGGGACGTGATCGAGGCGGTGTGGAACTCCGAGGCCGGACTGGCGATCACGACCGTCCAGGACCTGCTCGGGCTCGGCAGTGAGGCGCGGTTCAACACCCCCGGGACCGCCGAGGGGAACTGGCGGTGGCGCGTCACCGCCGAGCAGTTGGACGGCGCGGTCGCCGACCGGCTGGCGCGGATCACCGACGCGACCCTCCGGTGA
- a CDS encoding FAD-dependent oxidoreductase, which translates to MTHSTTVLVVGGGVTGVGVARDLALRGVDVTLAEAGGLGGGTSGRSHGLLHSGARYAESDPEGAAECRAESTTVREIAGACVRETRGLFVQLSSDSADYFERKREACADVGIETEVVDGATAREAVPDLAPETERAMWVDDAVVYPSRLVAATAADAADAGARIHTHSPVVDATVTDGRVASVTVGGELDETVEPSVVVNATGAWAGDVAETFGVSVGMAPAKGVMVSVDYDGPHPVLNRCREPDDGDIVVPHAGETVLGTTSVPVSDPDDYEREQWEVDRSVTECAAMLPPVADADVVRTWWGVRPLYAPDEDGTDRRGISRGFTLLDHTRDGVDNAVSVVGGKLTTHRQMAETTTDHVCDRLGVDEDCVTADRQLPGADDPARLDEFVTRYDAHGETDSDVVAAAD; encoded by the coding sequence GTGACACACTCGACGACGGTACTGGTGGTGGGTGGCGGCGTGACCGGGGTGGGCGTCGCACGGGACCTCGCTCTACGAGGCGTCGACGTGACGCTCGCGGAGGCGGGTGGGCTCGGCGGCGGCACCTCCGGACGTTCACACGGGCTGCTCCACAGCGGGGCGCGGTACGCGGAGTCGGACCCGGAGGGGGCCGCGGAGTGTCGCGCGGAGTCGACGACGGTCCGGGAGATCGCGGGCGCCTGTGTCCGAGAGACTCGAGGGCTGTTCGTCCAGCTGTCGTCCGACTCCGCCGACTACTTCGAACGGAAGCGCGAGGCGTGTGCCGACGTCGGCATCGAGACGGAGGTCGTCGACGGGGCGACGGCCCGCGAGGCGGTGCCGGATCTCGCCCCGGAGACGGAACGGGCGATGTGGGTGGACGACGCCGTGGTCTACCCCTCGCGGCTCGTCGCCGCGACCGCCGCCGACGCCGCCGACGCCGGCGCACGGATCCACACCCACAGCCCCGTCGTCGACGCGACCGTCACCGACGGCCGCGTCGCCTCCGTCACGGTCGGGGGAGAGTTAGACGAGACGGTAGAGCCGTCCGTCGTCGTCAACGCCACCGGCGCGTGGGCGGGCGACGTGGCGGAGACGTTCGGCGTCTCCGTCGGGATGGCACCCGCGAAGGGCGTGATGGTGTCCGTCGACTACGACGGTCCACACCCCGTGTTGAACCGCTGTCGCGAGCCGGACGACGGCGACATCGTCGTCCCGCACGCGGGCGAGACCGTGCTCGGGACGACCAGCGTCCCGGTGTCCGACCCGGACGACTACGAGCGCGAACAGTGGGAGGTGGACCGCTCCGTGACGGAGTGTGCGGCGATGCTCCCGCCGGTCGCCGACGCCGACGTGGTCCGGACCTGGTGGGGGGTCCGGCCGTTGTACGCCCCGGACGAGGACGGCACGGACCGTCGGGGGATCTCTCGGGGGTTCACCCTGCTCGACCACACCCGTGACGGCGTCGACAACGCCGTCAGCGTCGTCGGCGGGAAGCTCACCACCCACCGCCAGATGGCCGAGACGACCACGGACCACGTCTGCGACCGGCTGGGCGTCGACGAGGACTGCGTCACCGCCGACCGCCAGCTGCCGGGCGCCGACGACCCCGCTCGCCTCGACGAGTTCGTCACCCGCTACGACGCACACGGAGAGACGGACAGCGACGTGGTCGCCGCCGCCGACTGA
- the glpK gene encoding glycerol kinase GlpK, with amino-acid sequence MTDTYVGAIDQGTTGTRFMVFDHDGQVVGNAYETHEQIYPEPGWVEHDPVEIWENTEEVVLAGLDDAGVSADQLAALGITNQRETTIVWDRETGRPVYNALVWQDRRTTDRVEELEADGLVEEIREKTGLEADAYFSATKTEWILDNAEPLKMESSRARDLRDRARDGELLMGTIDSWLIYKLTGNHITDVTNASRTMLYDIEAMDWDEELLEEFSVPQEMLPEVRPSADEATYGATDPDGFLGAEVPVAGALGDQQAALFGQTCFDAGDAKNTYGTGSFYLMNTGEEAVSSDNGLLTTVAFQLSGEPVQYALEGSIFVTGAAIEFLEDIDLINNAAQTAELASSVDSTDGVYMVPAFTGLGAPHWDGRARGTLVGMTRGTEKEHIVRATLESIAYQTRDIGAAMEADSGVETTTLRVDGGAVKNDFLCGLQADVLQTEIARPEVDETTALGSAYAAGLAVDYWEDLDSLRSNWQIDETFEPDMDPEKADRMYDRWGDAVERSLDWAQEGDE; translated from the coding sequence ATGACAGACACGTACGTTGGCGCAATCGACCAGGGGACGACCGGCACGCGGTTCATGGTGTTCGACCACGACGGCCAGGTCGTCGGTAACGCATACGAGACACACGAACAGATCTACCCGGAGCCCGGCTGGGTCGAACACGACCCCGTCGAGATCTGGGAGAACACGGAAGAGGTGGTGCTCGCTGGCTTGGACGACGCCGGTGTGAGCGCAGACCAGCTGGCGGCGCTCGGAATCACCAATCAGCGCGAGACGACGATCGTCTGGGACCGGGAGACCGGTCGCCCGGTGTACAACGCGCTCGTCTGGCAGGACCGCCGGACGACCGATCGGGTCGAAGAGCTGGAGGCCGACGGTCTCGTGGAGGAGATCCGCGAGAAGACCGGGCTGGAGGCCGACGCCTACTTCTCGGCGACCAAGACGGAGTGGATCCTCGACAACGCGGAGCCGCTGAAGATGGAGAGCAGCCGGGCGCGTGACCTACGCGACCGGGCCCGCGACGGTGAACTGCTGATGGGCACCATCGACAGCTGGCTGATCTACAAGCTCACCGGGAACCACATCACCGACGTGACGAACGCCTCCCGGACGATGCTGTACGACATCGAGGCGATGGACTGGGACGAGGAACTGTTGGAGGAGTTCTCCGTCCCACAGGAGATGCTGCCGGAGGTTCGCCCCTCCGCCGACGAGGCGACGTACGGCGCGACGGACCCGGACGGGTTCCTGGGCGCCGAGGTGCCGGTCGCGGGTGCGCTGGGCGACCAACAGGCCGCGTTGTTCGGACAGACCTGCTTCGACGCCGGCGACGCCAAGAACACCTACGGCACCGGCTCCTTCTACCTCATGAACACGGGCGAGGAGGCGGTGTCGTCGGACAACGGCCTGCTGACGACCGTCGCGTTCCAGCTGTCGGGTGAGCCCGTCCAGTACGCGCTGGAGGGGTCGATCTTCGTCACCGGCGCCGCCATCGAGTTCCTAGAGGACATCGACCTGATCAACAACGCCGCACAGACGGCCGAACTGGCCTCTTCGGTCGACTCGACGGACGGGGTCTACATGGTGCCGGCGTTCACCGGGCTCGGCGCGCCTCACTGGGACGGCCGCGCCCGCGGGACGCTGGTCGGCATGACTCGCGGCACGGAGAAGGAACACATCGTCCGGGCCACTCTGGAGTCGATCGCCTACCAGACGCGCGACATCGGCGCCGCGATGGAGGCGGACTCCGGCGTCGAGACCACGACGCTGCGCGTCGACGGTGGCGCGGTGAAGAACGACTTCCTGTGTGGTCTCCAGGCGGACGTGCTCCAGACGGAGATCGCTCGCCCGGAGGTCGACGAGACGACGGCGCTGGGGTCGGCGTACGCCGCCGGGCTCGCCGTCGACTACTGGGAGGACCTGGACTCGCTGCGGTCGAACTGGCAGATCGACGAGACGTTCGAGCCGGATATGGACCCGGAGAAGGCCGACAGGATGTACGACCGCTGGGGTGACGCCGTCGAGCGTTCGCTGGACTGGGCACAGGAGGGTGACGAATGA